A region of the bacterium genome:
CGAAAAGGAGCCGGTTCGCTTTCTCCTCGTGTCCGGCAAACCGATCGGCGAGCCGGTCGCCTGGTACGGCCCCATCGTGATGAATACGAACGAGGAGATCCGGATCGCATTCGAAGAGTACCGGAAAGGAACCTTCATCAAGCACCGGTAGAGGCAAAGCGATGTCCACCCTGAAGGCCCGTTACGAGTCGGTCCGAAGCGGTTTCGAGATCGCGGACATCGGGTTCATCGTCCTCCGGGTCATCGCCTTGTCTGGAACCGTCGGCTGGCTCCTTCTTGCACCTGTTCGACGGGAAACCGTTTCAACCTTCCTGTGGATCGCCGGATTCTTCCTTTCCTACTGTGTACTGGGCTACGCAATCCTGTTTTTCCTATTCGACAGAAAGAGGGACGTCTACCGGGTATTTCTCCTGTTCGACCTTGCCTTCGTCTACCTCCTGACCGTAAATTCCGGAGGGTTTACCAGCAGCTTTTTCATCGGATTCTATCTTCTCACCGCCTTGCATGCCTTCTATTACGGCTTTCGCAGCGGCCTTGTCGTGGCCGTAGTGTGCACGGCGATCTACCTTCTC
Encoded here:
- a CDS encoding pirin-like C-terminal cupin domain-containing protein — translated: VKKGHTVFAYVIEGSARFDQGRDTCARETLVHYGDGDAVSIMAEKEPVRFLLVSGKPIGEPVAWYGPIVMNTNEEIRIAFEEYRKGTFIKHR